The Agromyces atrinae genome window below encodes:
- the rpe gene encoding ribulose-phosphate 3-epimerase produces MTTRINPSILAADFANFESELQRIATADLVHVDIMDNHFVPNLTFGLPMVERLQQVSPVPLDVHLMIDDADRWAPGYAEAGAFSVTFHAEAAAEPVALARRLREIGARAGIALKPGTDVEPYLELLPEFDQVLIMTVEPGFGGQSFMNETMPKLRRTADAVERAGLDVWLQVDGGISLDTIGIAAEAGANTFVAGSAVFRGEPAEQIALLREAASRPHAH; encoded by the coding sequence ATGACGACCCGGATCAATCCGAGCATCCTCGCCGCCGACTTCGCGAACTTCGAGTCGGAACTGCAGCGCATTGCGACGGCCGACCTCGTGCACGTCGACATCATGGACAACCACTTCGTGCCGAACCTGACGTTCGGGCTGCCCATGGTCGAGCGCCTGCAGCAGGTGTCGCCCGTGCCGCTCGACGTGCACCTCATGATCGACGACGCCGATCGCTGGGCGCCGGGCTACGCCGAAGCAGGCGCCTTCTCGGTGACGTTCCACGCCGAGGCCGCCGCCGAGCCCGTCGCCCTCGCGCGCCGGCTCCGCGAGATCGGCGCCCGTGCGGGCATCGCGCTGAAGCCCGGCACCGACGTCGAGCCGTACCTCGAGCTGCTTCCCGAGTTCGACCAGGTGCTCATCATGACGGTCGAGCCGGGATTCGGCGGCCAGAGCTTCATGAACGAGACGATGCCGAAGCTCCGCCGCACCGCCGACGCGGTCGAACGCGCCGGGCTCGACGTCTGGCTGCAGGTCGACGGCGGCATCTCGCTCGACACGATCGGCATCGCCGCCGAGGCCGGAGCCAACACGTTCGTCGCCGGATCCGCGGTGTTCCGCGGCGAACCGGCCGAACAGATCGCTCTCCTGCGCGAAGCGGCGTCACGGCCCCACGCGCACTAG
- the metK gene encoding methionine adenosyltransferase, with protein MSELRHFTSESVTEGHPDKICDQISDTILDALLTVDPHSRVAVETLVTTGLVHVAGEVATSGYVEIPALVREKITSIGYNSSDVWFDGRSCGVSVSIGGQSPDIAQGVDDAYESREETSLDAYDKQGAGDQGIMFGYATTETPELMPIPIWLAHRLAERLAHVRKSGEVDYLRPDGKTQVTIGYDGQVPRTIETVVLSTQHSPSISTERLRAEVEELVILPVLETVDLDARSLRTLINPTGRFEIGGPQGDAGLTGRKIIIDTYGGASRHGGGAFSGKDPSKVDRSAAYAMRWVAKNAVAAGLADRLELQVAYAIGKAAPVGLYVETFGTAHVPEERIIGAIREVFDLRPAAIIHELDLLRPIYAQTAAYGHFGRELPDFTWERRDRVDQLRSAAGL; from the coding sequence ATGAGCGAACTTCGCCACTTCACGTCCGAGTCCGTCACCGAGGGTCACCCCGACAAGATCTGTGACCAGATCTCCGACACGATCCTCGATGCACTGCTCACCGTCGACCCGCACAGCCGGGTCGCCGTCGAGACGCTCGTGACGACCGGCCTCGTCCACGTCGCCGGCGAGGTCGCCACCTCGGGCTACGTCGAGATCCCGGCCCTCGTGCGCGAGAAGATCACGTCGATCGGCTACAACTCGTCCGACGTGTGGTTCGACGGCCGCTCGTGCGGCGTCTCGGTCTCGATCGGCGGGCAGTCGCCCGACATCGCGCAGGGCGTCGACGACGCGTACGAGTCGCGCGAAGAGACGAGCCTCGACGCCTACGACAAGCAGGGCGCGGGCGACCAGGGCATCATGTTCGGGTACGCCACGACCGAGACCCCCGAGCTCATGCCGATCCCCATCTGGCTCGCGCACCGACTCGCCGAGCGCCTCGCGCACGTCCGCAAGAGCGGCGAGGTCGATTACCTGCGTCCCGACGGCAAGACCCAGGTCACGATCGGCTACGACGGCCAGGTGCCGCGCACGATCGAGACGGTCGTGCTCTCGACGCAGCACTCGCCGTCGATCTCGACCGAGCGCCTGCGTGCCGAGGTCGAGGAGCTCGTCATCCTTCCCGTCCTCGAGACGGTCGATCTCGACGCCCGCTCGCTCCGCACGCTCATCAACCCCACCGGTCGCTTCGAGATCGGCGGGCCGCAGGGCGACGCCGGCCTCACGGGTCGCAAGATCATCATCGACACCTACGGCGGCGCGAGCCGTCACGGCGGCGGTGCGTTCAGCGGTAAGGACCCGTCGAAGGTCGACCGTTCGGCCGCCTACGCCATGCGCTGGGTCGCGAAGAACGCGGTCGCCGCGGGCCTCGCCGACCGACTCGAACTGCAGGTCGCCTACGCGATCGGCAAGGCGGCCCCCGTGGGCCTCTACGTCGAGACGTTCGGCACGGCGCACGTGCCCGAAGAGCGCATCATCGGTGCGATCCGCGAGGTCTTCGATCTTCGCCCGGCGGCGATCATCCACGAGCTCGACCTTCTCCGCCCGATCTACGCGCAGACCGCGGCCTACGGCCACTTCGGCCGCGAACTCCCCGACTTCACGTGGGAGCGTCGCGACCGGGTCGACCAGCTGCGCTCGGCTGCCGGTCTCTGA
- the rpoZ gene encoding DNA-directed RNA polymerase subunit omega yields the protein MADKLTGIIDPPIDDLLSKVDSKYALVIFASKRARQINDYYADLHEGSLFDNVGPLVDSSIDDKPLSVAMHEINEDKLQIRPAE from the coding sequence ATGGCTGACAAGCTGACCGGAATCATCGACCCGCCCATCGACGACCTGCTGTCGAAGGTCGACTCGAAGTACGCACTCGTGATCTTCGCCTCGAAGCGCGCGCGTCAGATCAACGACTACTACGCCGACCTCCACGAGGGCAGCCTCTTCGACAACGTCGGCCCGCTGGTCGACTCGTCGATCGACGACAAGCCGCTCTCGGTCGCGATGCACGAGATCAACGAAGACAAGCTCCAGATCCGCCCGGCCGAGTAG
- the fmt gene encoding methionyl-tRNA formyltransferase, producing the protein MRLIFAGTPAVAVPSLDALVAGPHEVVAVVTRPDAPLGRKRVLTPSPVAARAAELGIPVVRAARLDEAATTEIVAFGADLGVIVAYGGLVREPLLSAPRHGWINLHFSLLPRWRGAAPVQHAIIAGDATTGAAVFQLVPGLDAGAVFDEITRDVGADETAGELLDALSYSGAALLASVVDEIAAGTAVAREQEGEPTLAPKLGQDDARLDWTAPFDEVYNRFRGVTPEPGAFTTIAGNRLKVLEARAAADDAPDLEPGALLVERSRVLVGTGSRPLELLRVQAAGKPAAAAADWGRGLPPGTERLDA; encoded by the coding sequence ATGCGCCTCATCTTCGCGGGCACGCCCGCCGTCGCCGTGCCGAGCCTCGACGCCCTCGTCGCCGGCCCGCACGAGGTCGTCGCCGTCGTGACCCGACCCGATGCCCCCCTCGGTCGGAAGCGTGTGCTCACACCCTCGCCGGTCGCGGCGCGCGCCGCGGAGCTCGGCATCCCCGTCGTCCGCGCGGCTCGCCTCGATGAGGCCGCGACGACCGAGATCGTCGCGTTCGGCGCCGATCTCGGTGTCATCGTCGCGTACGGCGGACTCGTGCGCGAGCCGCTCCTCTCCGCTCCGCGGCACGGCTGGATCAACCTGCACTTCTCGCTCCTTCCCCGCTGGCGCGGCGCCGCCCCCGTGCAGCACGCGATCATCGCGGGCGACGCGACGACCGGGGCCGCGGTCTTCCAGCTCGTTCCCGGGCTCGACGCCGGGGCCGTGTTCGACGAGATCACCCGCGACGTCGGAGCGGACGAGACGGCCGGCGAATTGCTCGACGCCCTCTCGTACTCGGGAGCCGCGTTGCTCGCGAGCGTCGTCGACGAGATCGCGGCGGGCACGGCCGTCGCGCGCGAGCAGGAGGGCGAGCCCACGCTCGCGCCGAAGCTCGGCCAGGACGACGCACGACTCGACTGGACGGCGCCGTTCGACGAGGTCTACAACCGCTTCCGCGGCGTCACGCCCGAGCCGGGCGCCTTCACGACGATCGCGGGCAACCGACTGAAGGTTCTCGAAGCCCGCGCCGCGGCCGACGACGCCCCCGACCTCGAGCCGGGCGCGCTGCTCGTCGAACGGTCCCGCGTGCTCGTCGGAACGGGGTCGCGCCCGCTCGAACTGCTCCGCGTCCAGGCGGCGGGCAAGCCCGCGGCTGCGGCGGCCGACTGGGGCCGCGGCCTCCCGCCCGGCACCGAGCGCCTCGACGCGTAG
- a CDS encoding phosphoribosyl-ATP diphosphatase yields the protein MKTFDDLFAELSEKAASRPEGSGTVRQLDAGVHAIGKKIVEEAAEVWMAAEYQSDDETAEEISQLLYHLQVLMIAKGLAPADVYRHL from the coding sequence GTGAAGACTTTCGACGACCTCTTCGCCGAGCTCAGCGAGAAGGCCGCATCGAGGCCCGAAGGTTCGGGCACGGTGCGACAGCTGGATGCCGGTGTGCACGCGATCGGTAAGAAGATCGTCGAGGAGGCCGCCGAGGTGTGGATGGCCGCCGAGTACCAGAGCGATGACGAGACCGCGGAAGAGATCTCGCAGCTCCTGTACCACCTGCAGGTCCTCATGATCGCAAAGGGTCTCGCTCCGGCCGACGTGTACCGACATCTCTGA
- a CDS encoding primosomal protein N': MGAPSGAPVLVARVLVDSPLPQLDQLFDYRVPPALVAEVIAGMRVRVPLRSGGRIATGWIVELADTSEFAGRLSDLEGIVSSAPLLAPDVWLLARKLADRAAGNASDILRVAIPSRYVRVEKAWLEARQAGGGAASDASSVDEIAEPIVPAAGSFAESVEPGRRLALTPRPRLVELASGTWVGGWAVDLAEAAAATLATGRTSLLCVPDYRDQEQLEAALAEAVPAGAIARLDARQPGGRRFADFLRCLDGEPLVVIGNRSVLYAPAERLGLIAVWDDGDALLAEPHAPGVHARDVALVRQEQSGAALVFAAHSPSVEVERLVRVGWLDVVALQRTERPRIVVTAGQPGDVSHARIPSSTWTDAREALAHGPVLIQVAHPGFAPLLACATCGENARCTRCAGPLGLGSRGGVPRCRLCGALAADWSCGECHGTAIRPASVGAGRTAEDLGRAFPGTRVIISDGERPVLRVGPEPALVVATRGAEPIAEGGYRAVLLLDGERMLLRESLRVAEDCLRWWSNAATLAAPGAPVHLVGVSGRIATALATWRQAEWARDELDARRALRFPPAVRIATIRGRRTSLLEALEAVAELGDGVDALGPVPEDDGIERAIVRFDYARGAEVATTLRAAMIRVATRRRRPVAGQPPRPAPTLRVRFDDQEIL; the protein is encoded by the coding sequence GTGGGTGCGCCGTCCGGCGCACCCGTCCTCGTCGCGCGGGTGCTCGTCGACTCGCCACTTCCTCAGCTCGACCAGCTGTTCGACTATCGCGTTCCCCCTGCTCTCGTCGCCGAGGTGATCGCGGGCATGCGCGTGCGGGTGCCGCTTCGCAGCGGAGGCCGCATCGCGACGGGCTGGATCGTCGAACTCGCCGACACGAGCGAGTTCGCGGGGCGCCTCAGCGATCTCGAGGGCATCGTGTCGAGTGCACCGCTCCTCGCGCCCGACGTGTGGCTCCTCGCGCGGAAGCTCGCCGACCGTGCGGCGGGCAACGCGAGCGACATCCTCCGCGTGGCGATCCCGAGCCGCTACGTCCGTGTCGAGAAGGCGTGGCTCGAGGCCCGACAGGCCGGGGGAGGAGCGGCATCCGACGCGTCATCCGTCGACGAGATCGCGGAGCCGATCGTGCCCGCCGCCGGGTCGTTCGCCGAGTCGGTCGAGCCGGGGCGTCGTCTCGCGCTGACCCCGCGGCCGCGCCTCGTCGAACTCGCGTCGGGCACCTGGGTCGGCGGCTGGGCCGTCGATCTCGCCGAGGCCGCGGCCGCGACCCTCGCGACGGGGCGCACGTCGCTCCTCTGCGTCCCCGACTACCGCGATCAGGAGCAGCTCGAGGCGGCTCTCGCCGAGGCGGTTCCGGCCGGCGCCATCGCGCGACTCGATGCACGGCAGCCCGGGGGGCGCCGCTTCGCCGACTTCCTCCGGTGCCTCGACGGCGAGCCGCTCGTCGTCATCGGAAACCGATCGGTGCTCTACGCACCCGCCGAACGGCTCGGGCTCATCGCCGTGTGGGATGACGGCGACGCCCTCCTCGCCGAGCCGCACGCACCGGGCGTGCACGCGCGCGACGTCGCGCTCGTCCGCCAGGAGCAGAGCGGCGCGGCGCTCGTCTTCGCCGCGCACTCGCCGAGCGTCGAGGTCGAGCGTCTCGTTCGGGTGGGCTGGCTCGACGTCGTCGCGCTCCAGCGCACCGAGAGGCCTCGCATCGTCGTCACCGCCGGGCAGCCGGGGGATGTCTCGCACGCGCGCATCCCGTCGAGCACGTGGACCGATGCACGCGAGGCACTCGCTCACGGCCCGGTGCTGATCCAGGTCGCCCACCCCGGCTTCGCTCCGCTCCTCGCCTGCGCGACGTGCGGCGAGAACGCGCGGTGCACGCGGTGCGCCGGGCCCCTGGGGCTCGGTTCGCGCGGCGGAGTGCCGCGCTGCCGGCTGTGCGGCGCACTCGCCGCCGACTGGTCATGCGGGGAGTGCCACGGCACCGCCATCCGCCCCGCTTCCGTCGGTGCCGGGCGCACGGCCGAAGACCTCGGGCGCGCGTTCCCCGGCACGCGGGTCATCATCTCCGACGGCGAGCGTCCCGTCCTCCGGGTCGGACCCGAGCCGGCACTCGTCGTCGCGACGCGCGGTGCGGAGCCGATCGCCGAGGGCGGGTACCGTGCGGTGCTGCTCCTCGACGGTGAACGGATGCTCCTGCGCGAGTCGCTCCGCGTCGCCGAGGACTGTCTGCGCTGGTGGTCGAATGCGGCGACTCTCGCGGCTCCCGGCGCGCCCGTCCATCTCGTGGGGGTATCCGGTCGCATCGCGACGGCCCTCGCGACGTGGCGGCAGGCCGAGTGGGCACGCGACGAGCTCGACGCGCGTCGAGCCCTGCGGTTCCCGCCCGCCGTGCGGATCGCGACGATCCGCGGACGCCGGACGAGCCTTCTCGAGGCTCTCGAAGCCGTTGCCGAACTGGGCGACGGCGTCGACGCGCTCGGTCCCGTGCCGGAGGACGACGGCATCGAACGCGCCATCGTGCGCTTCGACTACGCGCGCGGAGCCGAGGTCGCCACGACCCTGCGTGCTGCCATGATCCGCGTCGCGACGCGTCGACGTCGACCTGTCGCGGGTCAACCACCGCGGCCCGCTCCGACACTCAGAGTCCGATTCGACGATCAGGAGATCCTCTAA
- the hisI gene encoding phosphoribosyl-AMP cyclohydrolase translates to MDESIVDRVVWNSDGLFPAVIQQWDSREVLMLGWMDREALRRTLTEGRVTFWSRSRQEYWRKGDTSGHAQFVKSAALDCDADTLLVEVEQIGAACHTGTRTCFDADRLDVVVGTPEQEAR, encoded by the coding sequence ATGGACGAATCGATCGTCGACCGCGTCGTCTGGAACTCCGACGGTCTCTTCCCGGCCGTCATCCAGCAGTGGGACTCCCGCGAGGTGCTCATGCTCGGCTGGATGGACCGTGAGGCGCTCCGCCGCACCCTCACCGAGGGCCGTGTCACCTTCTGGTCGCGTTCGCGTCAGGAGTACTGGCGGAAGGGCGACACGTCGGGCCACGCCCAGTTCGTGAAGTCCGCCGCCCTCGATTGCGACGCCGACACCCTCCTCGTCGAGGTCGAGCAGATCGGCGCCGCGTGCCACACCGGCACACGCACATGTTTCGACGCCGACCGCCTCGACGTGGTCGTCGGCACCCCTGAGCAGGAGGCACGATGA
- a CDS encoding RsmB/NOP family class I SAM-dependent RNA methyltransferase: protein MQQQSRPPQLSPARIVAFEVLEAVEMDDAYANLLLPVRIGRAALSDVDARLATELTYGTLRMRGFYDRVIEIAANRPTSKIDPRVLDALRLGAHQLLSTRIPTHAAVNESVELVRRYATRSAIGFANGVLRAISRRSTDEWRDDVSAEARTDDERLAELSSHPEWVIRAFRGALERDGLGDTLDELLEADNVAPVVNLIALPGVGLGEPDDYGTPNRYSPLGFTRDGEGALELDVHGGRIRVQDEGSQLAALALSRARPVVAGERWLDLCAGPGGKAVLLAAEALASGAVLDANEVIPVRADLVRSALSAVSTGIPVSVVDGRAIGDERPGYYDRILLDAPCTGLGALRRRPEARWRKSPRDVAELTRLQGELLDSAVAALRPGGILAYVTCSPHTAETHGVVKGALSRWGDTLTPLDVPTVLDGLTRHPLDLPAGPHAQLWPHRDGTDAMFIALLEKH, encoded by the coding sequence GTGCAGCAGCAGAGTCGACCCCCGCAACTGTCTCCCGCCCGCATCGTCGCCTTCGAGGTGCTCGAGGCCGTCGAGATGGATGACGCGTACGCGAATCTTCTCCTCCCCGTGCGTATCGGGCGAGCGGCGCTCTCCGACGTCGATGCTCGTCTCGCGACCGAGCTGACCTACGGCACGCTCCGCATGCGTGGGTTCTACGACCGCGTCATCGAGATCGCCGCGAACCGACCGACCTCGAAGATCGATCCGCGCGTCCTCGACGCGCTCCGCCTCGGCGCGCACCAGTTGCTCTCGACCCGCATCCCCACGCACGCGGCCGTCAACGAATCGGTCGAGCTCGTCCGCCGCTACGCCACACGTTCGGCAATCGGCTTCGCGAACGGCGTCCTCCGCGCGATCTCCCGACGATCGACCGACGAATGGCGCGACGATGTCTCGGCCGAGGCGAGGACCGACGACGAACGTCTCGCCGAGCTGTCGTCGCACCCCGAATGGGTCATCCGCGCATTCCGGGGCGCGCTCGAGCGCGACGGTCTCGGCGACACGCTCGACGAGCTGCTCGAGGCCGACAACGTCGCCCCGGTCGTCAATCTCATCGCATTGCCCGGCGTCGGCCTGGGCGAACCCGACGACTACGGCACCCCGAACCGATACTCGCCCCTCGGCTTCACGCGCGACGGCGAGGGCGCCCTCGAGCTCGACGTCCACGGCGGCCGCATCCGCGTGCAGGACGAGGGTTCGCAGCTCGCCGCCCTCGCGCTGTCGCGTGCGCGGCCCGTCGTCGCGGGGGAGCGGTGGCTCGATCTCTGCGCGGGCCCCGGCGGCAAGGCCGTGCTTCTCGCCGCCGAGGCTCTCGCATCGGGGGCGGTGCTCGACGCGAACGAGGTCATCCCCGTGCGCGCCGATCTCGTCCGTTCCGCGCTCTCGGCCGTGTCGACCGGCATCCCCGTGAGCGTGGTCGACGGTCGTGCGATCGGTGACGAGAGGCCCGGGTACTACGACCGGATCCTGCTCGACGCGCCGTGCACCGGCCTCGGTGCGCTCCGCCGCCGGCCCGAGGCGCGCTGGCGGAAGAGCCCGCGCGACGTCGCCGAGCTCACGCGCCTGCAGGGTGAACTCCTCGACTCCGCCGTCGCTGCACTCCGCCCCGGAGGCATCCTCGCCTACGTCACGTGCTCGCCGCACACGGCCGAGACGCACGGCGTCGTGAAGGGCGCACTGTCGCGCTGGGGCGACACTCTGACGCCGCTCGATGTGCCGACGGTACTCGACGGCCTCACGCGTCATCCGCTCGACCTTCCCGCCGGCCCGCACGCGCAGCTCTGGCCGCACCGCGACGGCACGGATGCGATGTTCATCGCGCTGCTCGAGAAGCACTGA
- the hisG gene encoding ATP phosphoribosyltransferase encodes MLRIAVPNKGSLSETAAEMLAEAGYTGRRDAKELHVVDARNGVEFFYLRPRDIATYVGSGALDVGITGRDLLIDSGSVASETAELEFARSTFRFAGPAERFSELSDLEGVRVATSYAGLVGKFLADAGVNATLVPLDGAVESAVRLGVADAIADVVETGTTLRKAGLSIFGPVILESSAVLVSSPTEQPGTATLVRRLQGVLVARRYVLLDYDVPVSLVEEATRLAPGFESPTISPLHDPEWVAVRVMIPRSDMNQVMDDLYAIGARAILVTAIAAARL; translated from the coding sequence CTGCTGCGCATCGCCGTGCCCAACAAGGGCTCGCTCTCCGAGACCGCCGCCGAGATGCTCGCCGAGGCCGGTTACACCGGCCGCCGCGACGCGAAGGAGCTGCACGTCGTCGATGCCCGCAACGGCGTCGAGTTCTTCTACCTGCGCCCGCGCGACATCGCGACCTACGTCGGATCCGGCGCACTCGACGTCGGCATCACGGGGCGTGACCTGCTGATCGACTCGGGTTCCGTCGCGAGCGAGACCGCCGAGCTCGAGTTCGCCCGCTCGACGTTCCGCTTCGCGGGCCCCGCCGAGCGCTTCAGCGAGCTGTCCGACCTCGAGGGCGTGCGCGTGGCGACGAGCTACGCGGGCCTCGTGGGCAAGTTCCTCGCCGATGCGGGCGTCAACGCGACCCTCGTTCCGCTCGACGGCGCCGTCGAATCGGCCGTGCGCCTCGGTGTCGCCGACGCGATCGCCGACGTGGTCGAGACGGGCACGACGCTCCGCAAGGCCGGCCTGTCGATCTTCGGTCCCGTCATCCTCGAGTCGAGCGCCGTGCTCGTGAGCTCGCCGACCGAGCAGCCCGGAACGGCGACGCTCGTGCGCCGCCTGCAGGGCGTCCTCGTCGCGCGGCGCTACGTGTTGCTCGACTACGACGTGCCGGTGAGCCTCGTCGAGGAGGCGACGCGACTCGCCCCCGGGTTCGAGTCGCCGACGATCTCGCCGCTCCACGACCCCGAGTGGGTGGCCGTGCGGGTCATGATCCCGCGCAGCGACATGAACCAGGTCATGGACGACCTCTACGCCATCGGTGCACGTGCGATCCTCGTCACCGCGATCGCCGCAGCGCGACTCTGA
- the coaBC gene encoding bifunctional phosphopantothenoylcysteine decarboxylase/phosphopantothenate--cysteine ligase CoaBC, with protein sequence MARLTVVVGITGGIAAYKAVGVVRAFVLAGHDVHVVATEAALRFVGRPTLEAISRNPVHDSLYEGVAEVRHVAIGQSADLIVIAPATANTIAKLAAGIADDLLGNTVLASEAPLVIAPAMHTEMWRNAATVANIATLRSRGVTIVGPASGQLTGSDSGPGRLEEPEVIARRALELVEPRRTDLAGRRIVITAGGTREPLDPVRFLGNRSSGKQGVALAEAARSRGAEVTLIGANLEVAHPERCDVVAVSTTLELRDAVRAAAATADVVIMAAAVADYRPAEVRDSKITKEEQGDELTLRLVKNPDILAELASERPAGQTIIGFAAETEPDDALLVERGRAKLARKGADFLVVNRVGWHEGFATDENSIVVLAEGGHVVTEGNGDKLSVANRILDVIV encoded by the coding sequence ATGGCGAGGCTCACGGTCGTCGTCGGCATCACGGGCGGCATCGCGGCGTACAAAGCCGTCGGTGTCGTCCGTGCGTTCGTTCTCGCGGGTCATGACGTCCACGTCGTGGCGACCGAAGCCGCCCTGCGGTTCGTCGGTCGTCCGACCCTCGAGGCGATCTCGCGCAACCCGGTCCACGATTCCCTCTACGAGGGGGTCGCCGAGGTGCGTCACGTCGCCATCGGGCAATCCGCCGACCTCATCGTGATCGCCCCTGCCACGGCGAACACCATCGCGAAGCTCGCGGCCGGCATCGCCGACGACCTCCTCGGCAACACGGTGCTCGCGAGCGAGGCGCCTCTCGTCATCGCCCCCGCGATGCACACCGAGATGTGGCGGAACGCCGCGACCGTCGCGAACATCGCGACGCTCCGCTCCCGCGGCGTCACGATCGTGGGGCCGGCCTCCGGCCAGCTGACCGGTTCCGATTCGGGCCCCGGTCGTCTCGAGGAGCCCGAGGTCATCGCCCGGCGGGCCCTCGAGCTCGTCGAGCCCCGCCGCACCGATCTGGCCGGCCGCCGCATCGTCATCACGGCGGGCGGCACGCGAGAGCCCCTCGACCCCGTCCGCTTCCTCGGCAACCGCTCGAGCGGCAAACAGGGCGTGGCCCTCGCCGAGGCGGCGCGCTCCCGCGGAGCCGAGGTCACGCTCATCGGAGCGAACCTCGAAGTGGCGCACCCCGAACGCTGCGACGTCGTGGCCGTCTCGACGACCCTCGAACTGCGCGACGCCGTGCGTGCCGCTGCCGCGACGGCCGACGTCGTCATCATGGCTGCCGCCGTCGCCGACTACCGGCCCGCCGAGGTGCGCGACTCGAAGATCACGAAGGAGGAGCAGGGCGACGAGCTCACCCTGCGACTCGTGAAGAACCCCGACATCCTCGCCGAACTCGCCTCCGAGCGACCCGCCGGGCAGACGATCATCGGCTTCGCCGCCGAGACCGAGCCCGACGACGCGCTGCTCGTCGAGCGCGGTCGCGCGAAGCTCGCCCGCAAGGGCGCCGACTTCCTCGTCGTCAACCGCGTCGGGTGGCACGAGGGCTTCGCGACCGACGAGAACTCCATCGTCGTGCTCGCCGAGGGCGGCCACGTCGTCACAGAGGGCAACGGAGACAAGCTGTCGGTGGCCAACCGCATACTCGACGTGATTGTCTGA
- the hisF gene encoding imidazole glycerol phosphate synthase subunit HisF, whose translation MSLAVRVIPCLDVSDGRVVKGVNFQNLRDAGDPVALARRYYEQGADELTFLDVTATVDDRATMYETVTATAEQVFIPLTVGGGVRTVADVARLLACGADKVGVNSAAIARPELLAEIADRFGAQVLVLSLDVKRSSRTASGFVVTTHGGRTETDLDALEWAARAIELGAGELLVNSIDADGTKEGFDTELIALMRGISSVPVIASGGAGRVEHFAPAIDAGADAVLAASVFHNGELTIGEVKAALGAAGEVVR comes from the coding sequence ATGAGTCTCGCGGTCCGCGTCATCCCGTGCCTCGACGTCTCCGACGGACGAGTCGTCAAGGGCGTCAACTTCCAGAACCTGCGTGACGCGGGCGACCCCGTCGCGCTCGCCCGCCGGTACTACGAGCAGGGCGCCGACGAGCTCACCTTCCTCGACGTCACCGCGACGGTCGACGACCGCGCGACGATGTACGAGACGGTGACGGCCACGGCCGAACAGGTCTTCATCCCGCTCACGGTCGGCGGCGGCGTGCGCACCGTGGCCGATGTCGCCCGGCTCCTCGCGTGCGGCGCCGACAAGGTCGGCGTCAACAGCGCGGCGATCGCGCGGCCCGAACTGCTCGCCGAGATCGCCGACCGCTTCGGCGCCCAGGTCCTCGTGCTCTCGCTCGACGTCAAGCGTTCCTCGCGCACCGCGTCGGGCTTCGTCGTCACGACCCACGGCGGCCGCACCGAGACCGATCTCGACGCCCTCGAGTGGGCGGCGCGTGCGATCGAACTGGGCGCGGGCGAACTGCTCGTGAACTCGATCGACGCCGACGGCACGAAAGAGGGCTTCGACACCGAGCTCATCGCGCTCATGCGCGGCATCAGCTCCGTGCCCGTGATCGCCTCGGGCGGCGCCGGTCGTGTCGAGCACTTCGCTCCCGCGATCGATGCCGGAGCCGATGCCGTGCTCGCGGCATCCGTCTTCCACAACGGCGAGCTCACGATCGGTGAGGTCAAGGCGGCACTCGGTGCTGCAGGAGAGGTGGTGCGCTGA